A genomic window from Synechococcus sp. WH 8016 includes:
- a CDS encoding flavin reductase family protein, whose protein sequence is MSLDLDAKKVLLRKIPHGLFICGVAEGDQVNGFTASWVTQGSFDPPLVVMAVRADSTSNGMIQRTRRFSLNVLAADQKDLAAVFFKPQQAVGGRFESAPFTTGALGLPILKDGLGAVECELVGELAHGDHTVFLGEVKSAVLHRDAAALELSSTGWQYGG, encoded by the coding sequence ATGTCGCTTGATCTCGACGCCAAGAAAGTCCTCCTTAGAAAAATCCCCCATGGCTTGTTCATCTGCGGTGTTGCAGAAGGGGATCAAGTCAATGGGTTCACGGCTAGTTGGGTGACACAGGGATCGTTCGATCCCCCTCTTGTGGTGATGGCTGTTCGTGCCGATAGCACTAGCAACGGCATGATTCAGCGCACGCGCCGCTTTTCCCTCAACGTATTGGCTGCCGATCAGAAGGATTTAGCTGCTGTGTTTTTCAAGCCTCAGCAAGCGGTTGGCGGACGCTTTGAGTCCGCACCGTTCACCACGGGCGCGTTGGGTTTGCCGATCCTCAAGGACGGCCTCGGAGCCGTGGAGTGTGAGCTCGTGGGTGAACTCGCCCATGGCGATCACACCGTGTTTCTTGGCGAAGTGAAATCAGCGGTTCTCCACCGTGATGCTGCTGCCCTTGAGCTCAGCAGCACGGGATGGCAATACGGGGGATAA
- a CDS encoding ATP-binding protein, with amino-acid sequence MSSRLGSTSGSFSFNFTPSFQRTRWADFILPSTLQLSPLLELLLDPVECDETTGRLQLGLQEALVNAVRHGNAGDPNKCLRVRRILTPQWMIWQIQDEGEGVPTHARLGELPKCIEANQGRGLFLIYQCFDDVRWSRRGNRVQLACRRPVSRVTSLNDADSQGLSVPV; translated from the coding sequence ATGTCATCGCGGCTTGGATCGACTTCAGGGTCGTTCAGTTTTAATTTCACCCCCTCGTTTCAACGAACGCGCTGGGCTGATTTCATTCTTCCGTCCACGCTGCAACTCTCTCCCTTGCTGGAGTTGCTTCTCGATCCCGTGGAATGTGATGAGACAACCGGTCGGCTGCAGCTCGGTCTTCAGGAAGCTCTCGTCAATGCTGTGCGTCATGGGAACGCAGGCGATCCCAACAAGTGTTTGCGTGTGCGCCGCATCCTCACGCCTCAATGGATGATTTGGCAGATCCAGGATGAAGGGGAAGGAGTCCCCACCCATGCACGTCTTGGCGAGCTTCCTAAGTGCATCGAAGCCAATCAAGGCCGTGGCTTGTTTTTGATTTATCAGTGTTTTGACGATGTGCGCTGGAGTCGACGCGGGAATCGCGTTCAGTTGGCATGCCGCCGTCCCGTGTCTCGCGTGACCTCCCTCAACGATGCGGACAGCCAGGGTCTTTCAGTTCCCGTCTGA
- a CDS encoding AI-2E family transporter — MKLQHWFGLCAVLATGLLFWSLREVLIHLFAAIVLAMALCTLVGALRQRWNLPRPLALLACVLGLGVMVAVALTVIVPPFTSQFQQLILQLPSAAKALKELLLQAFSSVSSLVYGSESSSNWSQLLFPKGLADSPGGPAIASSVTGGFLGLLGLAGNVGSGVVQLLFVIAVTLMVAVQPHAYKNVGIQLVPSFYRRRARVILNMCGDALSSWMIGVLISSVCVAVLAGIGLSLLGVKLVMANALLAGLLNVIPNVGPTLSTIFPMSVALLDAPWKALAVLGLYIVIQNLESYVITPSVMQRQVNLLPGLTLAAQFVFTVLFGPLGLLLALPLAVVLQVLIREIVVHDLLDPWKRQKLAS, encoded by the coding sequence GTGAAGCTTCAACACTGGTTTGGACTTTGCGCTGTTCTGGCAACAGGCCTCCTTTTCTGGAGTCTGCGTGAAGTCCTGATCCATTTGTTTGCAGCCATCGTGCTGGCCATGGCTCTTTGCACCCTCGTTGGAGCCCTGCGTCAGCGCTGGAACCTTCCCCGACCCTTGGCATTGTTGGCCTGTGTTTTGGGTTTGGGGGTGATGGTTGCGGTGGCCTTAACCGTGATCGTGCCGCCGTTTACGAGTCAGTTTCAGCAACTCATTCTTCAGCTGCCATCGGCCGCAAAAGCGCTGAAAGAATTGCTTTTGCAGGCGTTTTCGTCAGTGAGCTCCTTGGTTTATGGCAGTGAGAGCTCCAGCAATTGGAGCCAACTGCTCTTCCCCAAAGGCTTGGCGGACAGCCCAGGTGGACCGGCCATTGCCTCCAGCGTGACAGGAGGCTTTTTGGGACTGCTTGGTTTGGCTGGCAATGTCGGCAGTGGTGTCGTGCAGCTTCTCTTCGTCATCGCCGTCACCTTGATGGTGGCAGTCCAGCCCCATGCCTACAAAAACGTTGGCATTCAGCTGGTGCCGTCCTTCTATCGGCGACGGGCACGGGTCATCCTCAACATGTGCGGCGATGCCCTCAGCAGCTGGATGATTGGCGTTTTGATCAGCTCGGTGTGCGTGGCTGTTTTAGCTGGCATCGGACTCTCACTCCTGGGAGTGAAGCTGGTGATGGCCAATGCCTTGCTCGCTGGCTTGCTCAACGTGATTCCGAATGTGGGTCCCACGCTCAGCACGATCTTTCCGATGTCCGTCGCCCTCCTCGATGCCCCTTGGAAAGCATTGGCGGTCCTGGGCCTCTACATCGTGATTCAGAACCTTGAGAGCTACGTGATCACGCCTTCAGTGATGCAGCGCCAGGTCAATTTGCTTCCAGGCCTCACCCTGGCGGCTCAATTTGTATTCACAGTTCTGTTCGGTCCTCTTGGCCTATTGCTCGCTTTACCCCTCGCGGTTGTGTTGCAGGTGCTCATTCGTGAAATCGTCGTTCACGATCTTCTCGACCCTTGGAAGAGGCAGAAACTGGCCTCATGA
- the ispE gene encoding 4-(cytidine 5'-diphospho)-2-C-methyl-D-erythritol kinase, translated as MSATVRVTAPAKINLHLEVLGQRSDGFHELAMVMQSIDLADQLDCSNSADGLIQLSCDQPGLSCGSDNLVMRAAELLRQRSGFHELGAHLHLRKRIPIGAGLAGGSSDGAAALLALNTLWGLGHSQDQLLAMAAELGSDMPFCLAGGSQLCFGRGECLESVPAAAQSFGVVLVKDPSVSVSTPWAYGECRRLKGDHYLCDEDAFAQRRQQLRAASWLHPLRTAEPPPLRNDLQDVVAPQTASVQTALRLLQGLPGQLRTAMSGSGPSCFALFANRLDADQALNAARDGFAQAGLDAWSCSFLAHGAKLMP; from the coding sequence ATGAGCGCCACCGTTCGCGTCACCGCTCCCGCCAAAATCAATCTCCATCTTGAGGTGCTCGGTCAGCGATCCGATGGGTTTCACGAATTGGCGATGGTGATGCAAAGCATCGACCTCGCTGATCAGCTGGACTGTTCCAATAGCGCTGATGGATTGATTCAGCTGAGCTGTGATCAGCCTGGACTCAGTTGCGGCAGCGACAATCTGGTGATGCGTGCCGCCGAACTGCTCCGGCAGCGCTCTGGTTTTCATGAGCTTGGCGCTCATCTACATCTGCGCAAACGCATTCCCATTGGTGCTGGTCTTGCTGGAGGCTCCAGTGATGGTGCTGCCGCTCTGCTGGCGCTGAATACGCTCTGGGGTCTCGGACACAGCCAGGATCAGTTACTCGCGATGGCTGCGGAACTGGGCTCCGACATGCCGTTTTGTCTTGCCGGTGGGAGTCAGCTCTGCTTCGGCCGAGGCGAATGTTTGGAATCCGTCCCCGCAGCAGCGCAGTCTTTCGGAGTGGTGCTGGTGAAAGATCCCAGCGTGAGTGTTTCGACGCCCTGGGCCTATGGCGAGTGTCGTCGTCTCAAGGGCGACCACTATTTGTGCGATGAAGACGCTTTTGCACAACGGCGGCAGCAATTGCGTGCAGCCTCGTGGTTGCATCCGCTTCGAACGGCTGAGCCGCCTCCGCTGCGCAATGATTTACAGGATGTGGTGGCACCTCAAACAGCCTCTGTGCAAACGGCCCTTCGTTTGCTTCAGGGTCTTCCTGGGCAGCTGCGAACGGCGATGAGTGGTTCAGGGCCGAGTTGCTTCGCCTTGTTTGCCAATCGACTGGATGCTGATCAGGCGTTGAATGCTGCCCGTGATGGGTTCGCGCAAGCCGGTTTGGATGCCTGGAGTTGTTCATTTTTGGCTCATGGCGCCAAGCTGATGCCATGA
- the secD gene encoding protein translocase subunit SecD, with product MARQQGWFALILALAIAAGSVLTSFPLQLGLDLRGGSQLTLEVQPSGEITKVNAEQLEAVKAVLDRRVNGLGVAESTLQTVGDNQLVLQLPGVTDPSRAARVLGSTALLEFRAQKPGTEEELRGLTQLRAQLKSVLALNESKDASDQADQDDERSREQLAKAQKELGLDGTANSEQEQLEQLLARANEEIVERFEPAALTGKDLVTAGRQQQQNGSSWEVTLTFNREGGDKFAELTRSIAGTGRLLGIVLDGRPISEAGVGDQFKAAGITGGSAVITGNFSAEEARDLEVQLRGGSLPLPVEILEVRTIGPSLGAENVRRSLIAALAGLVLVAIFMLLVYRLAGVVAVLALSLYALFNMAAYALIPVTLTLPGTAGFILSIGMAVDANVLIFERIKDELRRGNTLIRSIETGFSQAFSSIVDGHITTLISCAALFFLGTGLVKGFAATLGIGVLLSLFTALTCTRTLLRFLMSYQSLRRPTNFLPAGQLPSSAA from the coding sequence ATGGCCCGTCAACAGGGGTGGTTTGCCCTCATCCTCGCTCTGGCCATCGCTGCTGGATCGGTTCTCACAAGCTTTCCTCTTCAGTTGGGGCTGGATTTGCGCGGGGGGAGTCAGCTCACCCTGGAAGTGCAGCCATCGGGTGAGATCACCAAGGTGAACGCCGAACAGCTGGAAGCCGTGAAGGCGGTGCTCGACCGTCGTGTGAATGGTTTGGGAGTTGCCGAATCAACACTCCAAACCGTGGGCGATAACCAACTGGTTTTGCAGCTTCCAGGTGTGACCGATCCATCCAGAGCAGCGCGCGTGCTCGGGAGCACAGCCTTGCTGGAATTTCGGGCGCAGAAGCCTGGCACAGAGGAGGAATTACGGGGCCTGACCCAACTCAGAGCGCAGTTGAAAAGCGTTCTGGCCTTGAACGAAAGCAAGGACGCGTCAGATCAAGCTGATCAAGACGATGAACGCTCCCGTGAGCAGTTGGCGAAGGCGCAAAAAGAGTTGGGTCTTGATGGCACGGCGAATTCTGAGCAAGAGCAGTTGGAACAGCTGCTGGCTCGTGCCAACGAAGAAATTGTGGAACGGTTCGAGCCGGCGGCCCTCACGGGAAAGGATCTCGTCACGGCTGGTCGCCAGCAGCAGCAAAACGGCAGTAGCTGGGAAGTGACGCTCACCTTCAACCGTGAGGGGGGTGACAAATTTGCAGAGCTCACCCGTTCGATTGCAGGGACCGGGCGTCTTCTCGGCATCGTTCTGGATGGTCGACCCATCAGTGAAGCGGGCGTGGGGGATCAGTTCAAAGCCGCGGGTATTACCGGCGGTTCAGCTGTGATCACTGGCAATTTCAGCGCTGAGGAAGCCAGGGACCTCGAGGTGCAGCTGCGCGGTGGCTCCCTGCCTCTGCCGGTTGAAATTCTTGAGGTGCGCACGATCGGCCCCAGTCTTGGCGCTGAAAATGTGCGTCGCAGCTTGATTGCAGCGCTTGCAGGCCTGGTGTTGGTCGCCATTTTCATGCTGCTCGTCTATCGACTGGCAGGTGTGGTGGCTGTGCTGGCCCTCAGTCTGTACGCCCTGTTCAACATGGCGGCCTACGCGCTGATCCCGGTCACCCTCACGTTGCCAGGAACGGCCGGGTTCATTCTCAGTATTGGCATGGCCGTGGACGCGAACGTGTTGATCTTTGAGCGCATCAAAGACGAATTACGTCGAGGCAATACCTTGATCCGCTCCATCGAAACTGGCTTCTCTCAAGCCTTCTCCTCGATCGTTGACGGTCACATCACGACGTTGATTAGTTGCGCTGCGCTGTTTTTCCTTGGAACCGGTCTGGTGAAAGGCTTTGCGGCAACGCTTGGAATCGGCGTTCTGCTCAGCCTGTTCACGGCACTCACCTGCACGCGCACGCTTTTGCGCTTCTTGATGAGCTATCAATCACTGCGCCGTCCCACCAACTTTCTGCCCGCAGGGCAGCTGCCTTCCTCCGCTGCTTGA
- a CDS encoding DUF3082 domain-containing protein codes for MSRSEMSSSDKSSSDPSSSESETPEVPPKRKKGPLSFLSGSLTSLLMGWISLGLSKGMVTYFANRPPTFSSATAVSIASALKTLLIGMSFLATFSFSFVGIGLFLVFLRSLFTGKEADAV; via the coding sequence ATGAGCAGGAGTGAGATGAGCAGCAGTGATAAGAGCAGCAGTGATCCGAGCAGCAGTGAAAGCGAGACGCCAGAGGTTCCTCCAAAACGCAAGAAGGGTCCTCTTAGTTTCTTGTCAGGCTCACTCACAAGTTTGCTGATGGGCTGGATCAGCCTCGGATTGAGCAAAGGGATGGTGACCTATTTCGCAAACCGTCCACCCACGTTCAGTTCTGCCACCGCCGTAAGCATTGCCTCAGCGTTGAAAACGTTGTTGATCGGAATGTCTTTCCTCGCCACTTTCAGCTTTTCCTTTGTTGGGATTGGCCTGTTTCTTGTGTTTCTTCGCAGTCTTTTTACAGGCAAAGAAGCCGATGCTGTCTAG
- a CDS encoding pyruvate dehydrogenase complex E1 component subunit beta produces MAGTLLFNALREAIDEEMARDPHVCVMGEDVGQYGGSYKVTKDLYEKYGELRVLDTPIAENSFTGMAVGAAMTGLRPIVEGMNMGFLLLAFNQISNNMGMLRYTSGGNFTIPTVVRGPGGVGRQLGAEHSQRLEAYFHAVPGIKIVACSTPTNAKGLMKAAIRDNNPVLFFEHVLLYNLTEELPEGDYTCALDQADLVKEGSDVTILTYSRMRHHCLKAVEQLEADGINAELIDLISLKPFDMETIARSIRKTHRVIVVEECMKTGGIGAELIALITEHCFDDLDARPIRLSSQDIPTPYNGNLENLTIIQPHQIVETAQAIVRTGL; encoded by the coding sequence GTGGCAGGGACCCTTCTCTTCAACGCACTTCGTGAGGCCATCGACGAGGAGATGGCCCGAGATCCCCACGTTTGCGTGATGGGGGAAGACGTCGGTCAATACGGCGGCTCCTACAAGGTCACAAAGGATCTCTACGAGAAATACGGCGAATTGCGTGTGCTCGACACACCGATTGCTGAAAACAGTTTTACGGGCATGGCTGTCGGTGCAGCCATGACAGGCCTGAGGCCCATCGTGGAGGGCATGAACATGGGCTTTCTGCTGCTGGCCTTCAATCAGATCTCCAACAACATGGGGATGCTCCGCTACACCAGTGGGGGAAATTTCACCATTCCCACTGTGGTGCGTGGACCAGGAGGGGTGGGCCGCCAGCTGGGAGCTGAACATAGCCAGCGCCTTGAGGCCTATTTCCATGCCGTGCCTGGCATCAAGATCGTGGCTTGCAGCACGCCCACCAATGCCAAGGGGCTGATGAAGGCTGCGATCCGCGACAACAACCCCGTGCTCTTTTTTGAGCATGTGTTGCTGTACAACCTCACAGAAGAATTGCCTGAAGGTGACTACACCTGTGCTTTGGATCAGGCGGATCTGGTGAAAGAGGGCAGTGACGTCACGATCCTGACGTACTCACGTATGCGCCACCATTGCTTGAAAGCTGTGGAGCAGCTGGAAGCGGATGGCATCAATGCTGAGTTGATCGATCTGATCAGTCTCAAGCCTTTCGATATGGAAACGATCGCTCGCTCCATCCGTAAGACCCATCGGGTGATCGTGGTGGAGGAGTGCATGAAGACCGGTGGCATCGGAGCTGAACTGATTGCCCTGATCACGGAGCATTGCTTCGACGATCTCGATGCCCGGCCCATTCGCTTATCCAGCCAGGACATTCCCACGCCTTACAACGGCAACCTGGAAAATCTGACGATTATTCAGCCCCACCAAATCGTGGAAACGGCCCAGGCCATCGTGCGCACGGGGCTCTGA
- a CDS encoding GUN4 domain-containing protein has translation MLSGLSSSSNLSVDQLLEKFSSGSSRQKRSLIPAVEKAADQLAAMGAAALASFDREGDEWAAGWILQTLHRHQPSALSPLFGASGGWFSTGSESDLDYSPLQQALLEERFEEADRLTSVFLRKLAGEQAERRGYVYFSEVLTMRGLDLVTMDRLWIAYSQGRFGFTVQARLLATLDGRYDKLWPRIGWKQEGVWTRYPNAFDWSLKAPEGHMPLINQLRGVRLIDALLNHPSLVARQ, from the coding sequence ATGCTTTCTGGTCTTTCTTCTTCATCCAATCTCAGCGTCGACCAGCTTCTAGAGAAATTCTCCAGTGGCTCATCACGACAAAAACGCTCCTTGATCCCAGCTGTCGAGAAAGCGGCTGATCAGCTGGCTGCCATGGGTGCGGCTGCTCTTGCCTCCTTTGATCGTGAAGGAGACGAGTGGGCTGCTGGTTGGATTTTGCAGACCCTGCATCGTCATCAACCGTCGGCCTTGAGTCCTCTTTTCGGTGCTTCTGGGGGATGGTTTTCCACAGGTTCGGAATCGGACCTGGATTATTCCCCCCTTCAGCAGGCCCTTCTCGAAGAACGGTTCGAAGAGGCTGATCGCCTCACCAGCGTTTTTCTTCGCAAGCTGGCCGGAGAGCAGGCTGAACGGCGGGGATACGTCTATTTCAGCGAAGTCTTGACCATGAGGGGGCTGGACCTTGTCACGATGGATCGTCTTTGGATCGCCTACTCCCAAGGCCGGTTTGGGTTCACAGTGCAGGCCCGTTTGCTGGCCACTCTCGATGGCCGTTACGACAAGCTCTGGCCTCGGATTGGCTGGAAGCAGGAGGGAGTCTGGACGCGTTATCCGAATGCCTTCGATTGGTCATTGAAGGCTCCAGAAGGCCACATGCCGCTGATCAACCAGCTTCGTGGTGTGCGACTGATCGATGCCCTTCTCAACCATCCGTCCCTGGTTGCTCGTCAATGA
- the mnmH gene encoding tRNA 2-selenouridine(34) synthase MnmH — protein MSGMGSTNVSNIDQFREARGTLVDVRTPSEFAQGHWPGAINIPLFDDEQRAIVGRTYKQKGRKQAIELGLSFTGPALVDLSNALTRAAGGTDQPLRLYCWRGGMRSNSMAWLAALQDHPTLVLKGGYKVYRRWVLEQFERRWPIRLLGGRTGTGKTDLLIALQSLNVAVVDLEGLAHHRGSSFGGLGQPNQPSTEHYENELAEALNGYGKQHAPQIWLEAESSSVGCCRIPKALFEQMQQAPVLEIRRSLDERIDQLVDVYACQDADELCKATERIQRRLGPQRTQAALEAIRDQRWRDACSAMLDYYDRCYDHELKQARDTANLDLSGRNPKDAAIELLNTSRVVPIDAP, from the coding sequence ATGTCAGGGATGGGATCCACAAACGTGAGCAATATCGATCAGTTTCGAGAAGCGCGCGGAACGCTGGTTGATGTGCGCACCCCCTCGGAATTTGCGCAGGGCCATTGGCCTGGAGCCATCAACATCCCTCTGTTTGACGATGAACAGAGGGCCATCGTCGGTCGCACCTACAAACAAAAGGGCCGAAAACAGGCCATCGAGCTCGGCCTGAGCTTCACTGGCCCAGCCCTTGTTGATCTTTCCAACGCTCTAACAAGGGCGGCTGGAGGCACGGACCAGCCGCTTCGGCTGTACTGCTGGCGGGGAGGGATGCGCTCAAACAGCATGGCTTGGCTCGCGGCTCTCCAGGACCATCCCACCCTTGTGCTGAAAGGCGGATACAAGGTGTATCGGCGCTGGGTGCTCGAACAATTTGAACGCCGCTGGCCCATTCGGTTGCTTGGTGGAAGAACGGGCACAGGGAAAACAGATCTGCTGATCGCCTTGCAATCTCTCAACGTGGCTGTGGTGGATTTGGAGGGGTTGGCTCATCACCGTGGAAGCAGCTTCGGTGGTCTTGGTCAACCCAATCAGCCCAGCACTGAGCATTACGAAAATGAACTAGCTGAAGCCCTAAATGGCTACGGGAAACAACACGCCCCTCAAATTTGGCTGGAAGCCGAGAGCTCTTCTGTGGGCTGCTGTCGCATCCCAAAGGCACTGTTCGAGCAAATGCAACAGGCACCGGTGCTCGAAATTCGCCGCAGTCTCGATGAGCGAATTGATCAGCTCGTGGATGTCTACGCCTGCCAAGACGCCGATGAGCTGTGCAAAGCGACGGAACGCATCCAGCGCAGACTTGGTCCCCAAAGGACACAAGCTGCCTTAGAGGCGATCAGAGATCAGCGCTGGCGCGATGCCTGCAGCGCGATGCTCGACTATTACGACCGCTGCTACGACCACGAGCTCAAACAAGCCCGCGACACAGCCAATCTTGATCTCAGTGGGCGCAATCCGAAGGATGCGGCAATCGAACTGCTGAACACCAGTCGCGTTGTACCGATCGATGCCCCTTAA
- the secF gene encoding protein translocase subunit SecF: MAVSSPTGQERPLRFPLSRQRRKVWLISVMVLLISTLGLVLSWTNPQIGSPLRPGLDFTGGTQIQLERSCTDRCQDVRAIDIQQKLEGLTLPAEGSDQDSGSLPNLSSARVQLLDRGESVVVRMPALSASQGQAVIEALEPIAGPFEVGGQSVDTIGPSLGGQLLRSSLISLLVAFAGIALYISIRYDGRYAVLALVALGHDVLIVCGVFAWLGLISGLEVDSLFAVSLLTIAGYSVNDTVVVFDRIRERQREDGDLPLDAQVDRAVSATLTRTLYTSGTTLLPLLGLILFGGSTLFWFAVALAIGVIVGSWSSIALAPSLLSIWPRQRTAGA, encoded by the coding sequence ATGGCTGTGTCCTCCCCAACTGGTCAAGAACGCCCTTTGCGTTTTCCGCTGAGCCGCCAACGCCGAAAGGTTTGGCTGATCTCTGTGATGGTGTTGTTGATCAGCACGCTGGGTTTAGTGCTGAGCTGGACGAATCCTCAGATCGGCTCGCCGTTAAGACCCGGTCTCGACTTCACAGGTGGAACGCAAATCCAGCTTGAACGGTCCTGCACAGATCGTTGCCAAGACGTCAGGGCCATCGACATCCAGCAGAAGCTTGAAGGCCTCACCCTGCCTGCGGAAGGAAGCGATCAAGATTCCGGCAGCCTCCCCAATCTTTCTTCGGCTCGGGTTCAGTTGCTCGATCGAGGGGAATCGGTGGTGGTGCGCATGCCAGCGTTAAGCGCTTCCCAAGGACAAGCGGTGATCGAGGCCCTTGAGCCTATTGCGGGTCCCTTTGAAGTGGGTGGTCAATCTGTTGACACGATTGGCCCCAGCCTTGGTGGTCAGTTGCTGCGCAGCAGTTTGATCTCTTTGCTGGTCGCGTTTGCCGGTATCGCCCTCTACATCAGCATTCGCTACGACGGACGTTATGCCGTTCTGGCACTCGTGGCCTTAGGCCATGACGTGTTGATCGTGTGTGGTGTCTTCGCCTGGCTTGGACTGATCAGTGGTTTGGAAGTCGACAGTTTGTTTGCTGTTTCGCTTCTCACAATCGCTGGCTATTCCGTGAATGACACCGTGGTGGTGTTTGACCGCATCCGCGAACGCCAACGCGAAGATGGTGACCTACCCCTGGATGCTCAGGTGGATCGTGCTGTGTCCGCCACGCTCACCCGCACCCTTTACACCAGTGGCACCACCTTGCTTCCGCTCTTGGGTTTGATTTTGTTTGGCGGTTCCACCTTGTTTTGGTTTGCAGTGGCGCTTGCGATTGGCGTGATTGTGGGCAGCTGGTCCAGCATCGCCCTGGCCCCTTCCCTCCTCAGTATCTGGCCCAGGCAACGCACGGCGGGTGCGTGA
- a CDS encoding AI-2E family transporter: MNARTLLIALTSILLTLLLWQLRWVLLILFGAVVLAVTLDVPIQKLMERFRLKRPVALLLVLVILFVGGTLVVKLLLPELLGQFEQLTALLPNLIDKIKSIIASQPSLSDLNINPSESLSWKGIQPVGAQLLGYAGGAANGLIQLLLMSLLAILLALDPHSHRQMLIAVSPRPARAQVTEMLDRCREALGGWLAGMTISATAVFVLTWTGLAILGVPLALLSGLVCGLLTFVPTIGPTAATLLPMGIALLISPTLMVQVLVLRLALQNLEAFVVTPVLLSRTVNLLPTVALTAQLSLGALLGLPGVLLALPLVVVLQVFMQQVVIKQIMDRWELSPVLPSRAAELKGSSITVENR, encoded by the coding sequence ATGAACGCTCGCACCCTGCTGATTGCCCTCACATCCATCCTGCTCACGTTGTTGTTGTGGCAGTTGCGCTGGGTGCTGCTGATTCTGTTCGGAGCCGTCGTGTTGGCCGTGACCCTCGACGTACCGATTCAGAAGTTGATGGAACGTTTCAGGCTCAAACGGCCCGTTGCGCTGTTGCTGGTTCTGGTCATCCTGTTCGTCGGCGGAACCTTGGTGGTGAAACTGCTCCTCCCAGAACTGCTGGGTCAATTCGAACAACTCACCGCGTTACTGCCCAATCTGATCGACAAAATCAAATCGATCATCGCCAGTCAACCCAGCCTGTCGGACCTCAACATCAATCCCTCTGAATCGCTGAGCTGGAAAGGGATACAACCCGTTGGAGCACAACTGCTTGGTTACGCCGGTGGTGCGGCGAACGGCTTGATTCAGCTGCTGTTGATGAGCCTGCTGGCGATCCTGCTCGCCCTGGATCCCCATTCTCATCGGCAGATGCTGATCGCCGTGAGTCCGCGTCCCGCAAGGGCTCAGGTCACGGAAATGCTCGATCGCTGCCGGGAAGCTCTCGGCGGATGGCTCGCTGGCATGACCATTTCAGCCACCGCCGTGTTTGTGCTCACCTGGACGGGGTTGGCCATCCTGGGTGTCCCTTTGGCACTGCTCAGCGGCTTGGTCTGTGGCCTGCTCACCTTTGTCCCCACGATTGGACCGACGGCAGCAACGCTTTTGCCGATGGGGATTGCGCTTCTGATCTCTCCAACCCTGATGGTGCAGGTGCTGGTCCTGCGGCTTGCACTGCAAAACCTTGAAGCCTTTGTGGTCACACCGGTGCTGCTCAGTCGCACAGTGAATCTCCTACCCACGGTGGCATTGACAGCCCAATTAAGCCTGGGAGCCCTGCTTGGGCTGCCAGGCGTGCTGCTTGCATTACCGCTCGTGGTGGTGCTTCAGGTGTTCATGCAGCAAGTGGTGATCAAGCAGATTATGGACCGCTGGGAGTTATCCCCCGTATTGCCATCCCGTGCTGCTGAGCTCAAGGGCAGCAGCATCACGGTGGAGAACCGCTGA
- a CDS encoding DUF6439 family protein, with amino-acid sequence MSTAESRWPESAPELAQELHRCLSLGDRDWHRLKTDADRRSAELMAAALSQLIQGGERNDVEELTEQALRWIRRELKDPGCPHR; translated from the coding sequence ATGTCAACGGCTGAATCGCGCTGGCCAGAATCCGCCCCTGAACTGGCGCAGGAGCTTCATCGTTGCTTGAGTCTTGGCGACCGTGACTGGCATCGTTTAAAGACCGATGCCGACCGTCGCAGCGCTGAACTGATGGCTGCTGCTCTCTCTCAACTCATCCAGGGTGGAGAGCGCAACGATGTTGAGGAGCTCACCGAGCAAGCCCTGCGCTGGATCAGACGGGAACTGAAAGACCCTGGCTGTCCGCATCGTTGA
- the psb28 gene encoding photosystem II reaction center protein Psb28, giving the protein MADGSKAVIQFLRGVDEPVVPDIRVTRSRDGRTGQAIFVFEQPEALAPEVMEAITGMFMLDEEGTLVTREVNGKFVNGKPSALEATYTWKSEQDFERFMRFAQRYADSSGLGYSQDSGEAAASDNANG; this is encoded by the coding sequence ATGGCAGACGGAAGCAAGGCAGTGATCCAGTTTCTGCGCGGAGTGGATGAACCCGTCGTTCCCGACATCCGCGTCACACGCAGCCGTGACGGACGCACGGGTCAAGCCATCTTCGTGTTTGAACAACCGGAAGCCCTGGCTCCTGAAGTCATGGAAGCGATCACGGGCATGTTCATGCTCGACGAAGAGGGCACGCTCGTGACCCGTGAGGTGAATGGCAAGTTTGTGAATGGCAAACCAAGCGCATTGGAAGCTACTTACACCTGGAAAAGCGAGCAGGATTTTGAGCGTTTCATGCGCTTCGCCCAGAGATATGCCGATTCCTCAGGTCTCGGTTATTCCCAGGATTCAGGCGAAGCTGCAGCGAGTGACAACGCGAACGGGTGA